The DNA sequence TATATATGCGTACAAGGTTTTGGTCCtatattttgacttttcttACCTTCCTGGAGCAGTCCCTCCTCCTTTGACTCTTCTCACATGGGTCAAACCACAACACAATTGAAACTTCATCTCCACCCTCAGTTCCTCCATCTCAGAGTAATGGACGGACTGAGGCTCTTGGGTGACAACATAGAGAACTAAGAGAAGAGTATCAAGTGGATATGGATTCATAGATTGAGACAGGTTCATTTTCTTAGCTACTAAGGATACCATAGTATTTAAAGAAATGGAAATGCATGCCATAAACCCACAAAACCTCTACAATTAACCTTCTCTCTTATACCGTCGAGACCTTTAGTTTTGCAGCTTTCCACCCTAAAATGGTGAGTCCctcattattattctttttttccatcAGTCTGAGTAAAATGGAGGAAAACCCAAGAACTTGCTTGGATTaaccaatctttttttttcctttttttgtcttttttttttttccatattttgtgtACCACAGGCCGCCGTATTGGACATTGAGgtacttcaaatttttatttatttacttcaaattcttttaaagacATAGGTTcagttttcatttctttaaatttgtgaattaatCTATAAATGCTTGGGGTTAACTGTTTGTTCGGCCAGAAAGAACTTGTTCAACAATCAGAAAGAGTCAAATCTGTGGATCTACATCCTAAGGAACCATGGTATAGTTATGAATTGCTTTGATTTCACAATCTTTCAATGTGTTCAATGgaagtttttaattgttttactCAATCATATTGCACGATTCTTCTTCCTTCAGGATTCTAGCAAGTTTGTATTCAGGAACTGTGTGTATCTGGAACTACCACTCGCAGGTATGGAATTTGTGATCTTGTATCATAAAAATTGGCctatttcaatttctaaatacCCACTTGGTTTTGGTGGGTTTTCACCTTTGTGATCATAATAGTCTTTACCATCCTAGAAGTCAGTTGGaactaaatattttcaatatgaaATCTTGAGCTTCAGTGCAAAAATGGCGCCCATTAGATGATTGGTCTGTTGCGAGTTGTAGTGAATTTTTactttgatagaaaaattttcatGCATTTAGTGCTTACACTTGGGTGCTATATATTCCAGGAACTTGCAAAGTCTTTCAAGGTCGCGGAATCACCAGGTGCACATGCAGATATATATTGCCGCCTTTCCTGAAGATACTTGAATGCATAGTTCCTTGTTTAACAATTGAATGTATGTCTGCAGTTCGATCAGCAAAATTTATAGCATGCAAGCAATGGGTTGTTACTGGGGCTGATGACAAGTTTATCCGCGTCTTCAACTACAATACAATGGAGAAGATTGCAGAATTTGAGGCTCATACTGATTTCATTAGGAGTGTTGCAGTCCATCCTACCCTTCCATATGTGCTGTCAGCTTCTGATGACATGCTCATAAAGCTTTGGGATTGGGAGAAGGGTTGGGAGTGCACTCAAACGTTCCAGGGACATGCCCACTATGTGATGCAAGTGGCATTTAGTCCCAAAGACGTAAACACTTTCGCAAGTGCGTCTCTTGATGGCACCATAAAGGTCTGAATTAATTCTCATTTGTTGTTTGGTTACTTCTCTTTACTCTTTTTTGGTCACAGTAAGGCAATACTGCCTGTTTTCAGGTTTGGAATCTCAGCTCTCCTGCTCCAGACTTTACACTGGATGGGCATTCAAAAGGAGTGAATTGTATTGATTACTTCATGAGAGGCTCTAAACCATATCTGATCTCCGGTTCGGATGACCACACTGCTAAGGTCTGAAACTCTATACTTTTTCACAGCTATATGTAGatcatatgtatataaaaatattggttgAGTCGTTTATAAATCCGCTGAAAACAGGTGTGGGATTATGAAGCCAAAAGTTGTGTACAAACACTGGAAGGCCACACAAATAATGTTTCTGCAGTGTGTGTTCACCCTGAACTTCGCCTCATCTTTACCGGTTCTGAGGATGGGAACGTTCACATATGGGATGGAGCTACTTATAGGTAATAGTTTCATggctcaaaattttcttatcagTAAGAAACTTACCGGGCATTTGGGTGCTCTCTTATAGATagaaattctttatttttcttaaccatCTTAGTCAAACTGCAGGCTTGAGAACACCCTGAGCTATGGTCTTGAAAGAGTTTGGGCTTTTGGGTGCATGAAAGAATCAAACAGGTATAATTGAGtttcttcatcttttatttgattattcCCTTATCGGTTTGAAGATTGTTGATATGCACAAAAGCATACAAAGAAACAAATTGTTTTTCTCACTATTCCCACCTGTTATCATTTCTTCTCTCAACAGGGTTGTGATTGGCTATGACAAAGGAACCATTATGATAAAAGTTCTCAGTTCTCACAGTGGGGGTTCCATGGGCATACGGGTTgaggaggaagagaagaagGAATGTTGATTTGTACAACTAATTGTATTACCATTATGTACCATGGTGTGTCCTGATTGAataactcttctctttgagtaGAAGATAGACTggaaagaataaataatattaagcAATTTCAAGTAAAAGCAGCTTCTGTCAATGGttgatgaaaatatttgttGCAGCCTAGTTTATATCTCCCTTTTTAAGGCAACTCTGAGGAATAAGCTATAGAATCGTTCTAATGCTCTATTTTGTGTGCTCGTTAGATTGGCTGCTATAGGGCAGCTTGGAAGTACTATGTGGATTAGACTTGAAAATAATAGTAGATGGATGATTTCTAAACTAACGGCCATCTTAATATTATGGAATTTCTTGGTTGAATGGGTAATGTCTTCCAAATTTTAGTGTcttatgatttataataaattaaggtggtgttttttttttttttacttgatgataaatagaactttaatatttaataatgttaagtattaagttatttgtttttgtagtattttatttttattaagtattaaaaaataaagaaaaatcaacatgttacttttttcatttacaaaaagttaaatattttgagggtgtttggttttttggttttttgttgaaaacaatttattttcagaatttaggttgtttatttttctattttttcatgacttattataaactttttgctgaatagaaaaaaccaaaatatttgattttttttaaatcgaaAAAATAacagattgatttttttttactttttaaagcttaataaaaataaaatactaaaaaaacaaataatctaatatttaatactattaagtattaaagttctatttagaattaaataaagaaaaaaacatcacttttgattttttctattcagtaaaaaatttataagaagtcatgaaaaaatagaaaaacaaacaacataaaatgtaaaaacaaattactttcagcaaaaaagttaaaaaaaaaacaagcaatcTCTAAGTCAATTAAGTCAAGATGGTTTCAAAATAATCATGATTTATGACTATGAGGCAAAGCAAAAGACACGACAGAGAAAGGACAAGTAGAATGTTACCCACCATCCTATTTCTAATTCATTCTTTAATTGTTCCATACTTCGATGCTCGATGCTTAAAGGTACTTAATATTGGGGGCGGGGGAGAACACAAATCTCTTAGGTTTTAGCATGGGGAACCTTAATTgattgttgaaatttgaggaaataaaaaaaatactaaaatatcaatttaaaatcatatttttagatattttcacCATGTAAATGGGGATTAATGAAACTTTCAgaatttccaaaatatatttttaactaaaattttcaaaaaacagaaaaatgtttcataaaaatttcataggaaaaaaaaaaagaagaagaaattgagaaagttaaatctttttatgtgatagatattttttaaacattttctttcttaaaatgaAGTTAAAGCTTCAcgaaaaaaacaattttgaaatcgAGAACTCTTTTATTctgctcaaaaaaaaaaaattaataaaaggagTTGACTTTTTCAATGGATATTGAAAAAGGCACCATCACTCAATTGGTGTCTTGTGTGCATATTAAGTTCCATCCTATTGTAACTTTGTCCTTAGTTTCATCTTTTTATACCATCATCTAACGATTTAGATTTCATTACACATTTAACGATCGAGATGAGAAATGTGACCCACATTTTAGTAGcttaatattttccttaataaaaatCACTAACattccaaaaacaatttttttatatggattcatataaataaaaatgaaatttttgttgatccttatgaaaaataaattcttatcatttttttttcaagtaaaaacatttatttaaattggttaGTCCAtgtaataaggaaaaaaaatttatgaaaagatTTTATGAAATAGTTTAAGAGTCATTTTTGCCATTATAAAAAGTCATTCTGaagaattttattctaaatatattttcaaaataattttttgagatccttaagaatcaaaattttctttttagaaaaaatattattattttccaaatcttACAAATATAGTATTTTTCCTTATGGTGCAAGATTCCAATTTAAgagaattaatattttttgaaaggttcatggaaaagtgggttttaatttactaatttaaaaaacatatagaaaaataaacctcaatttttataaataagttttatcttcatctatttaaaatattttaaaatatatgcattATTTCATAAGTCAtgtatttatttcttgaaatgaCTTTTTACTTGTCagaataataatactaattgacaattttttaaaattgattaaaataagatataaaaaaatacaattaaaatttaaaaaactttaaaattaaaaatataaaaataaaatattaatgttcACTTTGTTAAATGATActaatagaaaatatagatatcaagaaagagttggaaatagaataaaagtcaatattttatttttaaaattttaaagatttttggtttaattgtatttaatttttttgttttttttttttttttgttttaattgtatttaatttttaagtattttagttttaacttttaattgtatttttaatttttgaaatttttgttgatgtctagtaataaaatttttattcaattttattttttaaaaaaatgagaagatgagtatatttatataatacaatatttaaaatcattattaattaagaaattaaaaagattttatttatcatttaaggATCCTAgagaatttttctaaaatgatttgtatctagagaattcaaactcgggttttatagtggttcgacacttccttgcctacgtccactcccctcaatctcctaaccgagtgagagttccactaacttgaaacttcaaccaagcttccaattttcttacacttggattccggctccaatgagctcttacacaatctcttcaagattcaaacctcttgaaggctttaacattCAGATTTTACAAGAaggaatccctcaacctagcttaaggatagctcaaatacaagacaaagctaggatgacacacaagagtgcactaaaggatatgcaagtgatgatttaatgcactaagaaagaaatgagagctttgtGGTCAATAATAgataggtagacaattgattgcaactgttctcttatcaataaatgaagtggagctctcaatttataggtttctaagctcgggagtcaaaaacagcaaaaggtaacctcgacCGTCGAGCTAGGGGTTGACCGATTCACTAGTCGTTgaagcatttaatgcatgataggttaccgttgcctcgaccagATCTCGACCGGTACTCAATCGGATCTCAATCGGGAAGAgaatcacctcgaccgggaagagaaggctactgggagagaaaGAAACTTTTGGTGCatcctcgaccggtcctcgaccggacgagggcaatcggtcgaccggttccttagctggttgagccggttggctaTAGCCTCGATCGGTTGAGTCTTTTGGCCctgaaaacctatatttttcgattcatttcttttctcacacttaggcaaggtctttaggtaaattattaagccaattataaaatattttgcctaaggtacattggTTAAAAACTctggttttaatgaaatcaaagttttaaagaataaaccgagttttctaagttaCATGAAAcatgtgaaaatcctaagtgcactcatgcattcatcttacattagtttcctatgatcacaagtcttccaagcgtctcgatcttgtatccatttggtcatttgatgaattttcgagtttatgcttgagattcttaaccattaaaccaattagttacttaactatggtttgttatcatcaaaacccgattaggagaacccttgggctaacagtatctaatattatttattaaaaatttataatatatttatttgtaagatatttttatcaaattaaaatgataaattaatttttttgataattttatttaatattttcaagtaaaagggtatttcaagaaataaatatCTTACTTATGGAAAAgtgtatgtattttaaaatatttttaaataaacgaatataaaactaattt is a window from the Vitis riparia cultivar Riparia Gloire de Montpellier isolate 1030 unplaced genomic scaffold, EGFV_Vit.rip_1.0 scaffold303_pilon_pilon, whole genome shotgun sequence genome containing:
- the LOC117909741 gene encoding coatomer subunit beta'-2-like, which produces MAAVLDIEKELVQQSERVKSVDLHPKEPWILASLYSGTVCIWNYHSQELAKSFKVAESPVRSAKFIACKQWVVTGADDKFIRVFNYNTMEKIAEFEAHTDFIRSVAVHPTLPYVLSASDDMLIKLWDWEKGWECTQTFQGHAHYVMQVAFSPKDVNTFASASLDGTIKVWNLSSPAPDFTLDGHSKGVNCIDYFMRGSKPYLISGSDDHTAKVWDYEAKSCVQTLEGHTNNVSAVCVHPELRLIFTGSEDGNVHIWDGATYRLENTLSYGLERVWAFGCMKESNRVVIGYDKGTIMIKVLSSHSGGSMGIRVEEEEKKEC